TCTCTTCGCCGCCGAGGCGCCGGAGAAGGAGAGCATGCGTACCCGCGCCGGGCTGTATGTGGATGCCATTGAAGCCTATGAAATGCTCCGCAACCCGGGTGACCGTCAGGTGGTACTCATCGATGTGCGCGATCCCATCGAGCTCAACTTCACCGGCTATACCCAGATGGTCGATGTGCACGTGCCGTGGAAGATCATGGACAGTTCGCGCTGGAACGAGAACAAGCAGAGCTATGGCGGCTACGTGAACCCGGATTTTGCCGCCGAGGTCACGTCCCGACTGGACGCGCTCGGCATCGGCAAGGAGGCGCACCTGGTCTTCATGTGCCGGTCCGGCTCCACGCGCAGCGCACCGGCCGCCGATGCCCTGTACGAACTCGGCTATGCCAATGTCTACAGCATGGTTGACGGCTTCGAGGGCGGCAAGGCGAAGTCAGGCGAGCATCAGGGGGCCCGGGTGGTGAATGGCTGGAAGAATTCAGGTCTGCCCTGGGGCTGGAAGCTGGAACGGGACGTCATGTACGGCCTGGACAAGTGATCGCGGACATCCTGCATGGCGAAACCCGCATCATGCGGGTCCCGCCTCCGCCACCGGGCGGCCGCTAGGAACGTGTACCGCGGCACGAAGATCTATGCGCTGGTGCTCGGCCTGGCGGTGGCGGCCCTGCTGGTCCTGTTCCTGTATCAACCGGCTGCGGTGCGGGAGCTGAATGACCGCCTGGCCGCTGATCCGATCCTGGCCGCCTACCCCTATCCCTTTCGCGTCCTGCGCATCGAGGACCATACCGCGGTCATGGGTACGCCGCGTTCGGCGCAGCTGCCGGTCCGCGACATGATCCATGCCATCGACCCCGGCCTCGCGGGCGTCGCAACGGATGATCCCGCCTTTCAGCAGGCCCAGCAGACGCTGGCCGAACATCAGGCCCGTGCCAGTGAACTGGTCAGGGCGCATGC
This sequence is a window from Thiohalobacter thiocyanaticus. Protein-coding genes within it:
- a CDS encoding glutamate-ammonia-ligase adenylyltransferase, which codes for MYRGTKIYALVLGLAVAALLVLFLYQPAAVRELNDRLAADPILAAYPYPFRVLRIEDHTAVMGTPRSAQLPVRDMIHAIDPGLAGVATDDPAFQQAQQTLAEHQARASELVRAHASIQRIRWELDVDWLRRQGIVPPP
- a CDS encoding rhodanese-like domain-containing protein; amino-acid sequence: MKRLLAGLLIAVTGSLFAAEAPEKESMRTRAGLYVDAIEAYEMLRNPGDRQVVLIDVRDPIELNFTGYTQMVDVHVPWKIMDSSRWNENKQSYGGYVNPDFAAEVTSRLDALGIGKEAHLVFMCRSGSTRSAPAADALYELGYANVYSMVDGFEGGKAKSGEHQGARVVNGWKNSGLPWGWKLERDVMYGLDK